A region from the Pseudonocardia petroleophila genome encodes:
- a CDS encoding class I SAM-dependent RNA methyltransferase, translated as MTLDWTDRILDLEVGAVAHGGHCVARSEGRVVFVRHALPGERVRAVVSEDGGGGFCRADAVAVLDASPDRVPAPCDWARAGGCGGCDLQHADPAAQRALKADVLAEQLQRLAGVVRPTVVEELPGGPLGWRHRVRLAVDPAGRAGLRAHRSHDVLPIADCPLAPAGTLPPVLDHGFEPGGEVEVASDADGLVHVDAPGAHGGGFPENGPAVQRAVGREWKLSPGVFWQVHPALPDTLAAVIGEWAAAPEGSVAWDLYGGVGLFAAVLAGQVGPAGGVTVVESSRAAVADGRAALADLPQIGWRVGRVEKLARVLDGQPDVVVADPPRKGLGRELVGTLCERAPQRIVHVACDPAALARDVALFAAGGYRLAELRAFDAFPMTHHFECVALLVRE; from the coding sequence ATGACGCTCGACTGGACCGACCGGATCCTCGACCTCGAGGTCGGCGCGGTCGCGCACGGCGGGCACTGCGTCGCGCGGTCGGAGGGGCGGGTCGTGTTCGTGCGGCACGCGCTGCCGGGCGAGCGGGTGCGGGCCGTGGTGAGCGAGGACGGCGGCGGCGGGTTCTGCCGGGCCGACGCCGTCGCGGTGCTCGACGCGTCGCCGGACCGGGTGCCCGCGCCGTGCGACTGGGCCCGCGCGGGGGGCTGTGGCGGCTGCGACCTGCAGCACGCCGACCCCGCCGCCCAGCGCGCGCTCAAGGCCGACGTGCTGGCCGAGCAGCTGCAGCGCCTCGCCGGCGTCGTGCGCCCGACCGTGGTCGAGGAGCTGCCCGGCGGGCCGCTGGGCTGGCGGCACCGCGTGCGGCTCGCCGTCGACCCGGCGGGGCGGGCCGGGCTGCGCGCGCACCGCAGCCACGACGTCCTGCCCATCGCCGACTGCCCGCTCGCCCCGGCCGGCACGCTGCCCCCGGTGCTCGACCACGGCTTCGAGCCCGGCGGCGAGGTCGAGGTGGCCTCCGACGCCGACGGGCTGGTCCACGTCGACGCCCCCGGCGCGCACGGGGGCGGGTTCCCCGAGAACGGCCCGGCGGTCCAGCGGGCCGTCGGCCGGGAGTGGAAGCTCTCGCCCGGCGTGTTCTGGCAGGTGCACCCGGCGCTGCCGGACACCCTCGCGGCGGTAATCGGCGAGTGGGCCGCCGCGCCCGAGGGCAGCGTGGCCTGGGACCTCTACGGCGGCGTCGGGCTGTTCGCGGCCGTGCTGGCCGGGCAGGTCGGGCCCGCGGGCGGCGTCACCGTCGTCGAGTCCTCGCGCGCCGCCGTGGCCGACGGGCGGGCCGCGCTGGCCGATCTCCCGCAGATCGGGTGGCGGGTGGGGCGGGTCGAGAAGCTCGCGAGGGTCCTGGACGGGCAGCCGGACGTCGTCGTCGCCGATCCGCCGCGCAAGGGACTGGGCCGCGAGCTCGTCGGGACGCTCTGCGAGCGGGCGCCGCAGCGGATCGTCCACGTGGCGTGCGACCCGGCCGCGCTGGCCCGTGACGTCGCCCTCTTCGCCGCCGGCGGATACCGGTTGGCGGAGCTGCGCGCCTTCGACGCCTTCCCGATGACGCACCATTTCGAGTGCGTCGCGCTGCTGGTCCGGGAGTAA
- a CDS encoding APC family permease: MSTLATAVKRILVGRPQRSDRLSHQLLPKRIALPVFASDAMSSVAYAPEEIFLTLSIAGVTAYAFSPWIGLAVVIVLLTVVTSYRQNVKAYPSGGGDYEVATVNLGKKAGLTVASALLVDYTLTVAVSISAAAANVGALVPYVAEHKVQFAVAAIVVLTAVNLRGVRESGVAFAIPTYAFMIGIATMIIWGLTRILLLGETVQAPSAGLELVAEGDALTGLALALLVLRSFTQGCAALTGVEAISNGVPAFRKPKSSNAAKTLLLLGGISVTMFMGLIWLAQLTGAKIAENPAVQFPGAPAGYVQQTLVAQLADAVFDDFRFGFFFVVVVTALILVLAANTAYNGFPVLGSILSQDRYLPRQLHTRGDRLAFSNGILVLAGVAILLVVGFQAEVTRLIALYTVGVFTSFTLSQFGMLRHWNRHLAGETDPAERTRMRRARVVNGFGAGMTGVVLVIVLITKFTRGAWIAIAAMAVFYLLMTAIQKHYDRVSAELIAGDGDGVLPSRNHAIVLVSTLHKPTLRAVAYARATRPDVLEAVTVNVDEADTKRLMRDWDKRKIPVALKVIESPYREITKPVLDYVKRIRSDNPRDVVTVFIPEYVVGHWWEQILHNQSALRLKGRLLFQPGVMVTSVPWQLASSERVTTRRPETPPGSARRGYETPPAPVPPTKVRR, from the coding sequence GTGTCCACGCTCGCCACCGCGGTGAAGCGCATCCTGGTCGGGCGACCGCAGCGGAGCGATCGGCTCAGCCACCAGCTCCTGCCCAAGCGGATCGCGCTCCCCGTCTTCGCCTCCGACGCCATGTCCTCCGTCGCCTACGCGCCCGAGGAGATCTTCCTGACGCTGTCGATCGCGGGCGTCACGGCCTACGCGTTCTCGCCGTGGATCGGGCTCGCGGTCGTGATCGTGCTGCTCACGGTGGTCACGAGCTACCGGCAGAACGTGAAGGCCTACCCGTCGGGCGGCGGGGACTACGAGGTCGCCACCGTCAACCTGGGCAAGAAGGCCGGGCTGACGGTCGCGAGCGCGCTGCTCGTCGACTACACGCTGACCGTCGCGGTCTCGATCTCCGCGGCCGCGGCCAACGTCGGCGCGCTCGTGCCCTACGTCGCCGAGCACAAGGTGCAGTTCGCCGTCGCCGCGATCGTCGTGCTCACCGCGGTCAACCTGCGCGGGGTGCGGGAGTCCGGCGTCGCGTTCGCGATCCCCACCTACGCGTTCATGATCGGCATCGCCACCATGATCATCTGGGGGCTGACGCGGATCCTGCTGCTCGGCGAGACCGTGCAGGCCCCCAGCGCCGGTCTGGAGCTCGTGGCCGAGGGCGACGCGCTCACCGGGCTCGCGCTGGCGCTGCTGGTGCTCCGCTCGTTCACGCAGGGCTGCGCGGCGCTGACCGGCGTCGAGGCGATCAGCAACGGCGTCCCGGCCTTCCGCAAGCCCAAGTCGAGCAACGCCGCGAAGACGCTGCTGCTGCTCGGCGGCATCTCCGTCACGATGTTCATGGGCCTGATCTGGCTGGCCCAGCTCACCGGGGCGAAGATCGCGGAGAACCCGGCCGTCCAGTTCCCCGGCGCCCCGGCCGGCTACGTCCAGCAGACGCTGGTGGCCCAGCTCGCCGACGCGGTGTTCGACGACTTCCGGTTCGGCTTCTTCTTCGTCGTCGTGGTCACCGCGCTGATCCTCGTGCTCGCCGCCAACACCGCCTACAACGGCTTCCCGGTGCTCGGCTCGATCCTCAGCCAGGACCGCTACCTGCCCCGCCAGCTGCACACCCGGGGCGACCGGCTGGCGTTCTCCAACGGCATCCTGGTGCTCGCGGGCGTCGCGATCCTGCTGGTCGTGGGGTTCCAGGCCGAGGTCACGCGGCTGATCGCGCTCTACACCGTCGGCGTGTTCACCTCGTTCACGCTGAGCCAGTTCGGGATGCTGCGGCACTGGAACCGGCACCTGGCCGGCGAGACCGACCCCGCCGAGCGCACCCGGATGCGCCGCGCGCGCGTCGTCAACGGGTTCGGGGCGGGCATGACCGGCGTCGTGCTGGTCATCGTGCTGATCACGAAGTTCACCCGCGGCGCGTGGATCGCGATCGCCGCCATGGCCGTGTTCTACCTGCTGATGACGGCGATCCAGAAGCACTACGACCGGGTCTCGGCCGAGCTGATCGCGGGCGACGGCGACGGGGTGCTGCCCTCGCGCAACCATGCGATCGTGCTGGTCTCGACGCTGCACAAGCCGACGCTGCGGGCGGTCGCCTACGCCAGGGCGACGCGCCCCGACGTGCTCGAGGCGGTCACCGTCAACGTCGACGAGGCCGACACCAAGCGCCTGATGCGCGACTGGGACAAGCGCAAGATCCCGGTCGCGCTCAAGGTGATCGAGTCGCCGTACCGGGAGATCACCAAGCCCGTCCTCGACTACGTCAAGCGGATCCGCAGCGACAACCCCCGCGACGTCGTCACCGTGTTCATCCCCGAGTACGTCGTGGGGCACTGGTGGGAGCAGATCCTGCACAACCAGAGCGCGCTGCGGCTCAAGGGCCGGCTGCTGTTCCAGCCCGGGGTGATGGTCACCAGCGTGCCCTGGCAGCTCGCGTCCTCGGAGCGGGTCACGACGCGGCGGCCCGAGACCCCGCCCGGCTCCGCCCGGCGCGGCTACGAGACCCCGCCGGCCCCCGTCCCCCCCACGAAGGTGCGCCGATGA